The following nucleotide sequence is from Coffea eugenioides isolate CCC68of chromosome 10, Ceug_1.0, whole genome shotgun sequence.
ACCAATCACATGAAGGCTTTTTGGTCATtgaatttttagaattttaaaactataaaataaaaatagttataaataaaaaataaatagaaagttACAAAATTTAAACTATAATGCCCGCAAATATGATGGCCATTTTTTCTTTGGCGTACATCGTCCTCACATAAACATTAGAGTGAATAAACTTCACACAATCCATACCATAAAATATTaatgagtaaaaaaaaaaaaaaggtcgtAAACAATTGAGATACATGGGATTCCTTGGATTCACTATTCTTGCGACTGGTTCTTGCTGCATAAGCTCTTGAGCTTCTCTACTGCTTCATGCAACTGCCCTTCACCTTCTTCTCTCAACTTGTGACTCAATTCTAGCTTGGAAAGGCTGATCATAAAGCATGGGCAAGGCTAACAATGGAACCCCATAATATAAGCTTTCCATAAAAGAACTCCATCCGCAATGGCTCACAAAACCACCAGTGCTTGGATGCTCAAGAATTTTAGCCTGCGGTGCCCATCCATCCACCACCACACCTCTGTCTTTCACCCTCTCGAGAAACCCTTCTGCTAGAGCTTCTTCAAGGGCAATGGCATGTCCCACGGGGAATCTGACTACCCATATGAAGTTAGCATTACTCAGCTCCAGCTCGTATGCCATCTCTTCCCTTTCTTCCTCGGATAAAAAGTATTCGCTCCCGAAACAAACATAAACCACTGATGATTCCTCTCTACCATTCAGAAATTCAATGATATGGGAACTGTTTTCCGTCTCCTCCATCTTGGTACcatcatgttttagttcaaTAAGAGGACCGACAGCTAAAATCTTCTTCCCACGAGAGGAAGATAAGTGATCAATGTATTCCCCGTCAATCACTCTGCAGGCTTTCAGCAAAACAATGTCAGAAGATACTTCAAAGCTCTTAGTTTTGGATAGCACAACTTCTTcgggaacttttttttttttttattcttggaGAAATGCTGCCATCTTCTTTATTTCATAATCCCGGAGAAAAATTGCAGGAAAAGGGTAAGTCCCAACGATACCGGAGTATCCTTTATTGATGATGTCGTAAAAGTACGACCAAGACCAGAAAACTGCTCCACTGCCTAAGAAAAGAACAGATGGGATATGAAACAGTGAAGCCAGCTCCGAGGCCCATGCTTGGAACATGTCGTATATTAGCAAATCTGGCTGCAAAATGTTTAGGATGTTTTGGAAGTTGGTCTTTCCCATGTAAAAAGCAACATGAAGGGTTGGATTCAGATGGGGTGGGaggtttttttttgtgtgatAGTGTGGAGGGAGTTCAGGGAAGTGTGGCAAATCAAGTTGCACTAATTCTATTGAATGATCGGAGAAGTACTCGTCGAAGTTTCTATCCTTCTTGATGAAGCTCAGATTGATCTCAGTGGAACAAAAGTAAATCTGGAAGTTGTTTTTGGCAAGTCTCTTGGATAGTTCAAATAAGGAGACATGTGGCCATGAGCTAGCCATGGAAACATCAAAACTCTGAATCTACGAGTATTAGATTCGTTTGATGTCTTCTCCATTGGCGATTGAATCTCTGGAATCCTCTGGTTTTCTTTGTTAGGAGAATGGAACCATTcctaacaaaataataaaaaatctcaattttgGATCCATTGGACGGATAATGAAGTGGAATATTTGTGGTTGATGAACTCAAGATGCGAATATTTGGGCAAATGAAGCTGAATCATAATAATGGGGTAAAGGGCAAACCGACAAAGTTAGTCTCTGACACCTGGAGGAGAAAATGACTAATTATGGTTGAGCAATGAAAACCAAGTACTATGCTAATGGAGTTATTGCTTGGTAGATGCATGATTGGGGCCAAGTTCTTGGCTCAAGTTCAATGATTGGAAAGCCGATCACTTGAAATTATCACCAATCAATAACTTAAAGAGTAGTTTCTTCTATTTCCCGAACGTAACATAAATAAGTGCATAAAATAATGTTTTCCCTTAgaaaatagggataatttcagaaacctcccttgaggtttctgacaatttcactgagatcacctgagttttgaaaaattacacctacctcatttgatttgatagttttagtaacaaaaccttaaaataatattgatttggtcaaatttttaaatgaatacccaaaaatgCCCTAGTGTATTGAATTTTAATTTACTTCTCTATACAATTATAAGACTATCTAGTacaattataagaaaaatgtgcCAAAATTTTCATATCCATACCtattatttgataaacaactgtaataataattttatcactatgataggatacttttgatagtgttttattatggatttagatttataagatagaaaacaaaatgttgaaataattcatttagagtttatgatttttttgagtagtgggattatcataatttagtagtagTTTTGGGCccttttttgatttatttttaattttaataccaaaaaatagaaaacaaagatcagCAAAAACATTGATTGCATATAAAGTTAACTCATAAAAAATCAATAGTTCGACATTTGGTTACAATAAAAACTAGAGGCAATAGTGGTAGTTCTATagttttattggcaaaaaaaaggaataagaaggaaaaagaataaaaaaataattttaaaagtcattttaaGTATAAACATAGAAAACaagggaatttcattaaaataattAAGGGTAGTATTGTCATTTCAAATGACAAGGGtggtatgtgtaattttaaaaCTTCGAGAGAGCTGAATGAAATggttaaaaacctcaagggaggtttctgaaattatccctagaaaataataatatgacATATTTATCATCTTCAAAGGCTTTTTTATTAAACACAGACCCAAACATTCTCTTGAGGTTTGTTGAAGCATTTATTTCTCTTCATTTGTAGAACTGTAGATGTAGATAAATTACGAGCACTAAGAAGTGATAACTAGTGATTCATACATACACAGCACGccaaagaaaaaatgaaaaatggcgATTggaaggccaaaaaaaaaaaaggctaaaaaTCTAAAATCAATATtccttaataaaaaaaatatatatatatatatgtatatatatatatggtctAGTTAAATTTCATTCCATAATTGCACCTTTTTTTTTAGATTGAGGAGAATATCTTGCTAATTTGATTCAATAGTAgggaaaaacaaacaaaaattattattaaaaaaataaaaatatgaaaattatTTATAAAGGTCAAAAAACAATCTGCATATTGTCAGTTTTCTTTAGGAATGTGCATATGGCTAAGCTTTTCTTTTAATAGCtagatttttttaaatatggaagtatacatttttttttattgataataataaaaaagagaATCATGGTTAATTTCCAGAGTTGCTATTTTAATATATACTTCAATGCTAccaaaatttatttgaattaataaatttttccaaaatttttttcgcatttaaaaaatttatgttgAATGATACAAATATTAGAGTTGAGAAATGGTTTTAGAGACGAATGGAGAAATTAAGAGAAACATTTTGCAAATCTGGCTGCAAAATGTTTAGGATGTTTTGGAAGTTGGTCTTTCCCATGTAAAACGCAACATGGAGGGTTCGATTCAGATGGGGTGGGAGGTTTTTGTTGTGTGATAGTGTGGAGGGAGTTCAGGGAAGTGTGGCAAATCAAGTTGAACTAATTCTATTGAATGATCGGAGAAGTACTCGTCCAAGTTTCTTTCTTGATGAAACTCAGATTTACCTCAGTGGAACAAAAGTAGATCTGGAAGTTGTTTTGGGCAAGTCTCTTGGATAGTTCTAAGAAGGGAGATATGTGGCCATGAGCTAGCCATGGGAACATCAAAACTCCGAATCTACGAGTATTAGATTCGTTTGATGTCTGCTCCATAGGTGATTTGATTGAATCTCTGGAATCCTATGGGTTTCTTTGTCAGGAGAACGGAAGCATTccttatataaaaataaaaaatctcaattttgGATTCGTTGGACGGATAAATGAAGTGGAATATTTGTGGTTGATGAGCTCAAGGTGCGAATCCAATGAAGCTGAATCGTAGTAATTAGTTAGTCTCTGACTCCTTGGAGGACAAAAAGACTAATTATGGTTGGGCAATAAACTAAAGGgaaaattttagaaacctcccctgaggttttcaTTAATTTCACTAGCCTCCCTTAAAGTTTGCAAAATCACACAAACC
It contains:
- the LOC113749472 gene encoding beta-D-glucosyl crocetin beta-1,6-glucosyltransferase-like, whose amino-acid sequence is MEETENSSHIIEFLNGREESSVVYVCFGSEYFLSEEEREEMAYELELSNANFIWVVRFPVGHAIALEEALAEGFLERVKDRGVVVDGWAPQAKILEHPSTGGFVSHCGWSSFMESLYYGVPLLALPMLYDQPFQARIESQVERRR